CTGTTCATACCTGGTCCGGTAGTCCCGGGGTACGTACAGCACCGCCCTCGGCACCCGGCGCCGCTCGATCACTCCCCACGGCCCGTTGTACGCCCGCGCACGGTACCACCGCTCACCGCGCGGCGACCACCAGTACCCCCCGTAGAAGAACACGTCGATGTTGGGGTCCGGGACGAAGTGGACCTGGGACTGCGGGATCATCACGACTTCCGGCGGCTGGGACACCACGATCGGCGGCGGCCCGAGGTTGATGCTGACGCTCACCTCCGCCCTCGCGGGCTCCGAAAACCCCCATGCGGCGGCGATCATTGCCCCCGCCAGCAGGCACCACCATACCCTTCTCGAATTTCCCATTTGGGATCTCCCTTCATGCCGGGTGAGGTCATCGTCGGTGAGTTTGCCCCACTTCTCTTTGACCCTCCCTTTGATTTCATTCCACTTTCCTTTCAAAATATCTTCATTCATGTTCGTCTCCTTTTATCTTATTCGCTGAAACAAGGACGCCCCGCGAAAATTCACCTCCCGATGCGAAACTCCGAGAGGGATCCCAGGATCCCGAAGGCACGCAATAGCCAGAGGACCACCGCGATCACAATCACGATGTTCAGAATGCTCTTTATCTTGGCATCCATCGGAAGGTAGGTATTGACCAACCACAGGAGTACACCGACGACAACCAGAACGATTACCACATGAATCAACGGCATAATCCTTCTCCTTTTTTCCTATGGGCCCCGGTATATCGGGACCAAGGACATCGCGGCGCCGCCCCCAGGGCCTGTTGTCGTCCCTCACGGACACCTATCACAGTAATCCCGTCCGCCTGCCTTCGGTATCGGTATCTGTCCGAAACGCGAGCCGCTGTTTGTCT
This genomic window from Candidatus Deferrimicrobiaceae bacterium contains:
- a CDS encoding CsbD family protein produces the protein MNEDILKGKWNEIKGRVKEKWGKLTDDDLTRHEGRSQMGNSRRVWWCLLAGAMIAAAWGFSEPARAEVSVSINLGPPPIVVSQPPEVVMIPQSQVHFVPDPNIDVFFYGGYWWSPRGERWYRARAYNGPWGVIERRRVPRAVLYVPRDYRTRYEQGRRVPYGQWKKDRSRWDRDNRKAHKQWEREREMDWKRSEQEQRKDDKHGGRSGDHGKQGR
- a CDS encoding Thivi_2564 family membrane protein, coding for MPLIHVVIVLVVVGVLLWLVNTYLPMDAKIKSILNIVIVIAVVLWLLRAFGILGSLSEFRIGR